One Microlunatus soli genomic window carries:
- a CDS encoding alkaline phosphatase family protein, whose protein sequence is MQVRRQRRSKAGRLIGRGRSTRIAIAGIAAVCLVSGGAAYANTDAFGKHQVGTEYKAGLQVSGDQVIKPLGDRLVTKFGKFMGSATSPDGRFLAATATDKKMVLQIFDLKTYRLIWTVGSATGVNTKLADGTVGQEGPTWSPDGKFLWLPQKDGLTRFAVNSDGSLGAMTTVAIPVVDGHSALPGKSAYSPDGSTLYVPVNGQNTVAAIDPSSGAITRTWKVGIAPRSVAFVGDKLYVSNEGGRLARSGESTIESYGTQVPADPHKGTSTTGTVSVIDPASASDSVGSINVGLHPTALYAGKNTLFVTNTFDDSVSVIDTTKGHVVQTIETKPWPSSDVGYAPNSVTLTDDGHLLVTLGRANAVAVYQYHDDPQEPVNYIGLLPTDYYPSDIAQSDGKIVVTNTRGIDARGPELTFNGGPGTVVATGHGTHSTTASLTRFTLPNDQEIAAATQTVFTQNGWTDTDVEKASGSKAKAVPVPKRIGDPSTIKHVFLLVKENRTYDQIYGDDSRGNGDPTLAQFGENVTPNQHALAKQFGLYDNFYDVGTNSAEGHNWVMQGDNPEYTESDAGEYIRSYDTENDVLGHQRSGFLWTAVQDAGGTARNFGEFMPFLNKPAGATWQQYYCAATGVDNGGDPAQLTDPAIRVNDQSPIPSLNEISNHDAPQFDTAIPDIYRYQIWKQEFEEKGPASLNMMWLSSDHTGGTAGPRAQVADGDLAVGKIVDEISHSKYWKDSAIFVVEDDSQNGADHVDGHRAPFQVISPWAQHGKVISGFESQITMVRTIEQILGAQPLNQKVAAATPMYNAFTSKADTTPFDAVPNQIPLTEGVVTPPSCGVDTLGKKGAAAKKVTEESAKRTAVPADQKTVAKKWETWSNKQHLTGNGAVPDYAHPEQLNRYTWYQTHSWKKPYPGDSEIYAPEDVPGGSIPGVDADG, encoded by the coding sequence ATGCAAGTAAGACGCCAACGCCGATCCAAAGCCGGCCGCCTGATCGGGCGCGGCCGGTCGACGCGGATCGCGATCGCCGGGATCGCGGCGGTGTGCCTGGTCAGCGGAGGTGCGGCCTACGCCAACACCGACGCGTTCGGCAAGCACCAGGTCGGCACCGAGTACAAGGCCGGACTCCAGGTGTCGGGCGATCAGGTGATCAAGCCGCTCGGCGATCGCCTGGTCACCAAGTTCGGCAAGTTCATGGGGTCGGCGACCAGCCCCGACGGCCGGTTCCTGGCCGCTACCGCCACGGACAAGAAGATGGTGCTGCAGATCTTCGATCTGAAGACCTACCGGCTGATCTGGACGGTCGGCTCCGCCACCGGCGTGAACACCAAACTGGCCGACGGCACCGTCGGCCAGGAGGGACCGACCTGGTCACCGGACGGCAAGTTCCTGTGGCTGCCGCAGAAGGACGGTCTGACCCGGTTCGCGGTCAACTCCGACGGTTCGCTCGGCGCCATGACCACCGTCGCGATCCCGGTCGTCGACGGACACTCGGCACTGCCGGGCAAGTCGGCCTACTCCCCCGACGGATCAACCCTCTACGTCCCGGTCAACGGCCAGAACACCGTCGCCGCGATCGACCCGTCGTCCGGTGCCATCACCCGCACCTGGAAGGTCGGTATCGCGCCGCGTTCGGTGGCCTTCGTCGGCGACAAGCTCTACGTCAGCAACGAAGGCGGCCGGCTGGCCCGCTCCGGTGAGAGCACCATCGAGTCCTACGGCACCCAGGTGCCGGCCGACCCGCACAAGGGCACCTCGACCACCGGAACGGTGAGCGTGATCGACCCGGCGAGCGCATCCGATTCGGTCGGCTCGATCAACGTCGGGCTGCACCCCACCGCCTTGTACGCCGGCAAGAACACACTGTTCGTCACCAACACCTTCGACGACAGCGTCTCGGTGATCGACACCACCAAGGGACATGTGGTGCAGACGATCGAGACCAAGCCCTGGCCGTCCTCCGATGTCGGCTACGCACCCAACAGCGTCACCCTGACCGACGACGGGCACCTGCTCGTCACCCTCGGCCGGGCCAACGCCGTCGCGGTCTACCAGTATCACGACGACCCGCAGGAACCGGTCAACTACATCGGCCTGCTGCCGACCGACTACTACCCGTCCGACATCGCCCAGTCCGACGGCAAGATCGTGGTCACCAACACCCGCGGCATCGATGCCCGCGGACCCGAACTCACCTTCAACGGCGGGCCCGGCACCGTGGTGGCGACCGGTCACGGCACCCACAGCACGACCGCTTCGCTGACCCGATTCACCTTGCCCAATGATCAGGAGATCGCCGCCGCCACCCAGACGGTGTTCACCCAGAACGGTTGGACCGACACCGATGTGGAGAAGGCATCGGGCAGCAAGGCCAAGGCCGTTCCGGTGCCGAAGCGGATCGGCGACCCGTCGACGATCAAGCACGTTTTCCTGCTGGTCAAGGAAAACCGGACCTACGACCAGATCTACGGCGACGACAGCCGCGGCAACGGCGACCCCACCCTGGCCCAGTTCGGCGAGAACGTCACCCCCAATCAGCATGCGCTGGCCAAGCAGTTCGGCCTGTACGACAACTTCTACGACGTCGGCACCAACTCCGCCGAAGGTCACAACTGGGTGATGCAGGGCGACAACCCCGAATACACCGAGTCCGACGCCGGTGAGTACATCCGCAGCTACGACACCGAGAACGACGTGCTCGGCCATCAGCGTTCGGGCTTCCTGTGGACCGCGGTACAGGACGCCGGCGGCACCGCCCGCAACTTCGGCGAGTTCATGCCGTTCCTGAACAAGCCGGCCGGAGCGACCTGGCAGCAGTACTACTGCGCCGCCACCGGCGTCGACAACGGCGGCGACCCGGCCCAGCTGACCGATCCCGCGATCCGGGTCAACGACCAGTCGCCGATCCCGTCGCTGAACGAGATCTCCAATCACGACGCGCCCCAGTTCGACACCGCCATCCCCGACATCTACCGCTACCAGATCTGGAAGCAGGAGTTCGAGGAGAAGGGGCCGGCCAGCCTGAACATGATGTGGCTGTCCAGCGACCACACCGGCGGCACCGCCGGTCCGCGCGCGCAGGTGGCCGACGGCGACCTGGCGGTGGGCAAGATCGTCGACGAGATCTCGCACAGCAAGTACTGGAAGGACTCCGCGATCTTCGTCGTCGAGGATGACAGCCAGAACGGTGCCGACCACGTCGACGGGCATCGGGCACCGTTCCAAGTGATCAGTCCGTGGGCGCAGCACGGCAAGGTGATCAGCGGATTCGAGTCCCAGATCACCATGGTGCGGACCATCGAGCAGATCCTCGGTGCGCAGCCGCTGAACCAGAAGGTCGCCGCGGCCACCCCGATGTACAACGCGTTCACCAGCAAGGCCGACACGACGCCGTTCGACGCCGTGCCCAACCAGATCCCGCTGACCGAGGGCGTGGTGACCCCGCCGTCCTGCGGTGTGGACACCCTCGGCAAGAAGGGCGCGGCAGCCAAGAAGGTCACCGAGGAGTCGGCCAAGCGGACCGCCGTCCCGGCCGATCAGAAGACGGTGGCCAAGAAGTGGGAGACGTGGAGCAACAAGCAGCATCTCACCGGTAACGGCGCGGTCCCCGACTACGCCCACCCCGAGCAGCTGAACCGCTACACCTGGTACCAGACCCACAGCTGGAAGAAGCCGTACCCGGGTGACTCCGAGATCTACGCCCCCGAGGACGTCCCGGGTGGTTCCATCCCGGGTGTTGACGCAGACGGCTGA
- a CDS encoding ABC transporter ATP-binding protein has protein sequence MDQTPAVRARGISKSFGDIVALDGIDLDIAAGQIHGLVGPNGAGKTTLLGLLLGLAVADGGELEILGTPVGRSLLVPDGVAGFVDGPGLYPSLTPRQNLSALAKLRGSGSDEIDTTLERVGLSDVADDRIRGFSLGMRQRLGLAAALLTRPRLLVLDEPANGLDPAGTRDVHRVLTSLASTGTAVVLSSHRMDDLAALCHEVTILDTGRLVFTGPVAKLAAESGELDYRLRTSHPDNARRIAERIAGLTVLAADDQHLRPDPDTLLVRGPVPALDELIIALVGAGVAVRELAPVVAPLEAAFLALTDKETR, from the coding sequence ATGGATCAGACCCCGGCCGTTCGTGCCCGCGGGATCAGCAAATCGTTCGGCGACATCGTCGCCCTGGACGGCATCGATCTGGACATCGCAGCGGGCCAGATCCACGGCCTCGTCGGACCCAACGGCGCCGGCAAGACGACACTGCTCGGCCTGCTGCTCGGACTCGCCGTCGCCGACGGCGGTGAGTTGGAGATCCTCGGCACACCGGTGGGTCGCAGCCTGCTGGTGCCGGACGGCGTGGCCGGCTTCGTCGACGGCCCGGGCCTGTACCCCTCACTGACGCCACGGCAGAACCTGTCGGCGCTGGCCAAGCTGCGCGGCTCCGGCAGCGACGAGATCGACACCACCCTGGAACGGGTCGGGCTGAGCGATGTCGCCGACGACCGGATCCGCGGCTTCTCCCTCGGGATGCGGCAGCGACTGGGCCTGGCCGCCGCGCTGCTCACCCGGCCACGGCTGCTGGTGCTCGACGAACCGGCCAACGGCCTCGACCCGGCCGGCACCCGCGACGTCCACCGGGTGCTCACCTCGCTGGCCTCGACCGGCACCGCCGTGGTGCTGTCCAGCCACCGGATGGATGATCTTGCTGCGCTCTGTCACGAGGTGACCATCCTGGACACCGGCCGACTGGTGTTCACCGGCCCGGTCGCCAAGCTGGCCGCGGAGAGCGGCGAGTTGGACTACCGGCTCCGTACCTCCCACCCGGACAACGCCCGGCGGATCGCCGAACGGATCGCCGGGCTCACGGTGCTGGCCGCCGATGATCAACATCTTCGGCCCGACCCGGACACGCTGCTCGTCCGCGGGCCGGTTCCGGCGCTGGACGAGTTGATCATCGCTCTGGTCGGTGCCGGCGTCGCCGTCCGTGAACTGGCACCGGTGGTCGCTCCGCTGGAGGCCGCGTTCCTCGCGCTCACCGACAAGGAGACCCGATGA
- a CDS encoding ABC transporter permease, with protein MTAAVARPDSVTASDARPRPAVQPASLPQTYRFELIKLLSQWRVRILLVACWIAPAAFVAVVSRQSTLPSDTVFGRLMNSTGWSGALVVLAFACLWALPLLISLVAGDVFAVEDRLGTWRHLLVSVRSPARIFVAKASASATVILTLVVGLAVSGLIGGLISVGNRPLAGLDGSPFVGADVAGRYLLAWLCVLAPTAAFAAVGLLGSVVLGRSPTGLLLPAVLAVGLAVIQLLPLPLVVRLALPSQAFVAWHGLFTHPAQTGPLLVGVVVALIWAVVATAAAYRIFVRRDFTDLANDGSGRRFLIGGLLPLAVVAGLSVSVIAIATPATGSGIDKIKVQQSLATSYSHLYVLQSREMGRPAVTPEQMQTTAACDKGGSMVTDEGPGSDWRCVVSWHLPDTSAVGQAIYQLDVTADGRYVADGDGPTEINGFFQVRAPYGSAPNPLWQFDGSVDLLTPSQKD; from the coding sequence ATGACTGCCGCCGTCGCCCGGCCCGACAGCGTCACAGCCTCCGACGCCCGACCGCGCCCAGCGGTGCAGCCGGCGTCGTTGCCGCAGACCTATCGCTTCGAGTTGATCAAGTTGCTGTCCCAGTGGCGGGTCCGGATCCTGCTGGTCGCCTGTTGGATCGCGCCGGCCGCGTTCGTCGCCGTGGTCAGTCGGCAGAGCACGCTACCGTCCGACACCGTCTTCGGACGGCTGATGAACTCCACCGGCTGGTCCGGCGCGCTGGTGGTGCTGGCCTTCGCCTGCCTGTGGGCGCTGCCGTTGCTGATCTCGCTGGTCGCCGGTGACGTGTTCGCCGTCGAAGATCGACTCGGCACCTGGCGGCATCTGCTGGTCTCGGTCCGATCACCGGCTCGGATCTTCGTGGCCAAGGCGTCGGCGAGTGCGACAGTGATCCTGACCTTGGTCGTCGGGCTGGCGGTCTCCGGCCTGATCGGCGGCCTGATCTCCGTCGGGAACCGGCCGCTCGCCGGCCTCGACGGCAGCCCGTTCGTCGGTGCCGACGTCGCGGGCCGCTACCTGCTCGCCTGGCTCTGTGTGCTGGCACCGACCGCGGCCTTCGCCGCCGTCGGCCTGCTCGGCTCGGTGGTGCTCGGCCGGTCACCGACCGGGCTGCTGCTGCCCGCCGTCCTCGCTGTCGGGCTGGCCGTCATCCAACTGCTGCCGCTGCCACTCGTGGTCCGGCTCGCCCTGCCCAGCCAGGCGTTCGTCGCCTGGCACGGACTGTTCACCCATCCGGCGCAGACCGGTCCGTTGCTGGTGGGAGTCGTGGTGGCCCTGATCTGGGCTGTTGTCGCGACGGCGGCGGCGTACCGGATCTTCGTCCGTCGCGACTTCACCGATCTGGCCAACGACGGCTCCGGTCGCCGGTTCCTGATCGGCGGGCTGCTGCCGCTGGCCGTGGTCGCCGGGCTGTCGGTATCGGTGATCGCGATCGCCACGCCGGCGACCGGCTCCGGCATCGACAAGATCAAGGTCCAGCAGTCGCTGGCGACGTCCTACAGCCACCTGTACGTGCTGCAGTCGCGGGAGATGGGCCGGCCGGCCGTCACGCCCGAACAGATGCAGACAACCGCCGCTTGTGACAAGGGCGGTTCGATGGTGACCGACGAGGGCCCGGGCAGCGATTGGCGCTGCGTCGTGTCCTGGCACCTGCCCGACACCAGCGCGGTGGGTCAGGCCATCTACCAACTCGACGTCACGGCCGACGGACGGTACGTCGCCGACGGTGACGGACCGACCGAGATCAACGGATTCTTCCAGGTCAGAGCCCCCTACGGGAGCGCTCCGAACCCTCTTTGGCAGTTCGACGGCTCCGTCGATCTGCTCACCCCCTCGCAGAAGGACTGA
- a CDS encoding GNAT family N-acetyltransferase, whose translation MQLTTDRLDLVPLDPDRDAESLFAMYSDPEYDRYGPNEPTADVAATRRRLAEMLRANGGWTWVLRLRPRTEALGTIGIFADQGTTIRGLSWGLRRDHWGRGLMGEAAPVVIDHLLAQPGIDGVEAWIDTRNTRSIGVARRARLAERATLARVYPDHTAQQVVMARAAEPGDCDVLAARPNLPVRDVRQTGRLLTRVLGLTVLFEYGDPPTFARLGVAPWTGSAGVDLSAADGVIACATVSFDIGIPTDVMYRRAAESGVTIDMQPVDQPWGTREFVFSLPEGHRVRIIGPVRPAGDAAAHSSVVVNVLPTG comes from the coding sequence ATGCAGCTGACCACCGATCGTCTTGACCTGGTGCCGCTCGACCCGGACCGGGACGCCGAAAGCCTGTTCGCGATGTACTCCGACCCCGAGTACGACCGATACGGCCCGAACGAACCGACCGCCGATGTCGCCGCGACCCGCCGGCGGCTGGCCGAGATGCTGCGTGCCAACGGCGGCTGGACCTGGGTACTGCGGCTGCGGCCGCGGACCGAGGCGCTCGGGACCATCGGGATCTTCGCTGATCAGGGAACGACGATCCGAGGGTTGAGTTGGGGCTTGCGGCGTGATCACTGGGGACGTGGTCTGATGGGTGAGGCCGCGCCGGTCGTGATTGATCATCTGCTCGCACAGCCGGGCATCGACGGGGTGGAGGCCTGGATCGACACCCGGAACACCCGGTCGATCGGTGTCGCTCGCAGAGCACGGCTGGCGGAGCGAGCGACGCTGGCCCGGGTCTATCCCGATCACACCGCCCAGCAGGTCGTGATGGCTCGAGCAGCCGAGCCCGGCGACTGCGATGTCCTCGCCGCCCGACCGAACCTGCCGGTCCGCGACGTTCGGCAGACCGGCAGGCTGCTGACCAGGGTCCTCGGGCTGACCGTCCTGTTCGAGTACGGCGACCCTCCGACCTTCGCGCGGCTGGGCGTGGCTCCGTGGACCGGCTCCGCCGGAGTCGACCTCAGTGCTGCCGACGGCGTGATTGCCTGCGCGACGGTCTCCTTCGACATCGGCATCCCGACGGACGTGATGTATCGGCGAGCCGCCGAGTCGGGCGTGACGATCGATATGCAGCCGGTGGATCAGCCGTGGGGGACCCGGGAGTTCGTGTTCAGCCTGCCCGAGGGGCATCGGGTCCGGATCATCGGTCCGGTCCGCCCGGCAGGTGATGCTGCAGCGCACTCCTCGGTGGTGGTGAACGTCCTCCCGACCGGATGA
- a CDS encoding sulfotransferase family protein — protein sequence MITEQDRLAQLITQRRATDGYQTWGYHSRVSVAHRWVCVPIPKVACTTTKTVLREFDGLPPSEHIHDEGPRLADFTVADNVEMIMSPDWLRFAFVRNPYARLYSAYKSKIGNTWEQQYDWLRGEIREAFDYPARDSRRAGMVTFDDFVRLVAASDDPRIITDGHLAAQTAVLQQDCIRYDVIGRFESFQDDFTAILTRLGAPDDVRQRAREVLNPTPYSPLAAAYRRELADIVHTLYEADFEAWNYPRDSWLFIDL from the coding sequence ATGATCACCGAACAGGACCGGCTCGCGCAGCTGATCACCCAGCGCCGTGCGACCGACGGCTACCAGACCTGGGGCTATCACTCAAGGGTGTCGGTCGCACACCGCTGGGTCTGCGTGCCGATCCCGAAGGTGGCCTGTACGACGACCAAGACGGTGCTCCGCGAGTTCGACGGGTTACCACCGTCGGAGCACATCCACGACGAGGGGCCACGACTTGCGGACTTCACCGTCGCCGACAACGTCGAGATGATCATGTCGCCGGACTGGCTGCGGTTCGCTTTCGTCCGCAATCCCTATGCCCGGCTCTATTCGGCGTACAAATCCAAGATCGGCAACACCTGGGAGCAGCAGTACGACTGGCTCCGTGGCGAGATCAGGGAGGCGTTCGACTATCCGGCCCGCGACAGTCGGCGGGCCGGCATGGTCACCTTCGACGACTTCGTACGGCTCGTCGCCGCTTCCGACGACCCACGCATCATCACCGACGGCCATCTTGCGGCCCAGACCGCCGTACTCCAGCAGGATTGCATCCGTTACGACGTGATCGGCCGGTTCGAGTCCTTCCAGGACGACTTCACCGCGATCCTCACCCGCCTCGGCGCACCGGATGACGTCCGGCAGCGGGCGCGTGAGGTCCTCAACCCGACGCCCTACTCCCCGCTGGCCGCGGCTTATCGCCGGGAACTGGCCGACATCGTGCACACCCTGTATGAGGCCGACTTCGAGGCGTGGAACTACCCGCGGGACAGCTGGCTCTTCATCGACCTCTGA
- a CDS encoding carbohydrate ABC transporter permease, producing the protein MTTTAARPASAGDRTPASAGRQRRRGSAVRRQNLKWGLIFCSPAIVGLLFLTAYPVLRSLQNSFTSASALTRGRWIGLQNYRDLLTDDTFWTALGNTAFIMIGAVPLGIAVAFGLALLLNMKVRGRGMYRVFFYIPSIVPLVATAVVWSFVLNPQYGAMNSLLAKFGIAGPGWLSDPLWSKPALIIISVWGAGNLMVILLAGVQDVPEELHEQAKIDGAGVFSRFRNVTLPFLSPHLLFALVTGLIAGFQYFTEVFVLTDGLGTPANSTLVAGLYLYMNAFAFFKIGYASAIAWVLFILCGVSALLVFWIFGRRVYYGGR; encoded by the coding sequence ATGACCACGACAGCCGCGCGCCCGGCATCGGCCGGTGACCGTACGCCTGCATCCGCCGGCCGACAGCGCCGACGTGGATCCGCCGTCCGACGACAGAATCTCAAGTGGGGCCTGATCTTCTGCTCACCGGCGATCGTCGGGCTGCTGTTCCTGACCGCCTACCCGGTGCTGCGATCGCTGCAGAACAGCTTCACCTCGGCCAGCGCCTTGACCCGCGGCCGATGGATCGGCCTGCAGAACTATCGTGATCTGCTCACCGATGACACCTTCTGGACAGCACTGGGCAACACCGCCTTCATCATGATCGGCGCCGTCCCGTTGGGGATCGCGGTCGCGTTCGGGCTGGCGCTGCTGCTGAACATGAAGGTCCGCGGTCGCGGCATGTATCGGGTGTTCTTCTACATCCCCAGCATCGTGCCGCTGGTGGCCACGGCGGTGGTCTGGTCCTTCGTCCTCAACCCGCAGTACGGCGCGATGAACAGTCTGCTGGCCAAGTTCGGCATCGCCGGTCCTGGTTGGCTGAGTGACCCGTTGTGGTCCAAGCCGGCCTTGATCATCATCTCGGTCTGGGGTGCCGGCAACCTGATGGTGATCCTGCTCGCCGGCGTCCAGGACGTACCCGAGGAGTTGCACGAACAGGCCAAGATCGACGGCGCCGGCGTATTCAGCCGCTTCCGCAACGTGACGCTGCCATTCCTGTCGCCACACCTGCTGTTCGCACTGGTGACCGGACTGATCGCGGGCTTCCAGTACTTCACCGAGGTGTTCGTGCTGACCGACGGGTTGGGTACACCCGCCAACTCGACCTTGGTCGCCGGACTGTACCTCTACATGAACGCCTTCGCCTTCTTCAAGATCGGCTACGCCAGCGCCATCGCCTGGGTGCTGTTCATCCTCTGCGGCGTCTCTGCGCTCTTGGTGTTCTGGATATTCGGACGTCGCGTCTACTACGGGGGTCGTTGA
- a CDS encoding ABC transporter substrate-binding protein, producing the protein MTRSLHATDRTGRVSRRALLGAGAAGTAALALGSTGCQVVSQGADGMKTSPSKDAAPGRKFTISIFNIWGDAAGSGIVKCATDFEQSHPDIGVRVVFAPENPSTRQRLFTAIAGDESPDIGLCAADVAPMWTRLGIMTDLAPYFERDGIDLGGFLPSAQKGMQYRDGIWHVPWDADANFPFYWNKQLFEDAGLDPDKPPTTIEEVTEYDNKITKIKGGRVLKIGIVPWDQYGGNNSMLTWTYAFGGRLAEPGTDQVTPDNEYAVKALEWIASRAKRIGWAGALSISPPSLAAHPFVTGNLGMSGLVSANVAQIKQLNPKLEFGSTLLPYQPPGAERPGEGAWLGGWSFFIPKNAPQKEAAWEFIKWMGTEDAGTAAAWKNIGFPPAYSPAPVNRKIAADPVMGVFYKTLMRMTNARPNVLAANFYSQQFEEKMSKVVYGQQKPLDALREIKQLTERETTRMKRVG; encoded by the coding sequence ATGACGAGGTCCCTTCATGCCACCGACCGGACAGGTCGCGTCTCCCGCCGTGCCCTGCTCGGCGCCGGAGCCGCCGGTACGGCCGCGCTGGCCCTCGGGTCGACCGGCTGCCAGGTGGTGTCCCAGGGCGCCGACGGTATGAAGACCAGCCCGAGCAAGGACGCCGCGCCGGGCCGGAAGTTCACGATCTCGATCTTCAACATCTGGGGCGACGCCGCAGGCAGCGGCATCGTGAAGTGTGCAACGGACTTCGAACAGAGTCATCCCGACATCGGCGTTCGGGTCGTGTTCGCCCCGGAGAATCCGTCGACCCGGCAGCGGCTGTTCACCGCGATCGCCGGCGACGAGTCGCCCGACATCGGCCTGTGCGCCGCTGACGTGGCGCCGATGTGGACCCGGCTCGGCATCATGACCGATCTGGCGCCGTACTTCGAACGGGACGGAATCGACCTCGGTGGCTTCCTGCCCAGCGCCCAGAAGGGGATGCAGTACCGCGACGGCATCTGGCATGTCCCGTGGGACGCCGACGCCAACTTCCCCTTCTACTGGAACAAACAGCTCTTCGAGGATGCCGGTCTCGACCCGGACAAGCCGCCGACCACCATCGAGGAGGTCACCGAGTACGACAACAAGATCACCAAGATCAAGGGGGGCCGGGTGCTCAAGATCGGGATCGTCCCGTGGGATCAGTACGGGGGTAACAACTCGATGCTGACCTGGACCTACGCCTTCGGCGGCCGGCTCGCCGAACCCGGCACCGATCAGGTCACACCGGACAACGAGTATGCGGTCAAGGCCTTGGAATGGATCGCATCCCGGGCCAAGCGGATCGGCTGGGCCGGTGCGTTGTCGATCTCGCCACCGTCGCTTGCTGCCCATCCGTTCGTCACCGGCAATCTGGGGATGTCGGGACTGGTCTCGGCCAACGTCGCGCAGATCAAGCAACTCAATCCCAAGCTGGAGTTCGGTTCGACGCTGCTGCCCTATCAACCGCCGGGCGCCGAACGGCCGGGTGAGGGCGCCTGGCTCGGTGGCTGGTCCTTCTTCATCCCCAAGAACGCTCCGCAGAAGGAGGCGGCCTGGGAGTTCATCAAGTGGATGGGCACCGAGGACGCGGGAACCGCGGCGGCCTGGAAGAACATCGGCTTCCCGCCGGCCTACAGCCCGGCGCCGGTGAACCGGAAGATCGCCGCAGATCCGGTGATGGGTGTCTTCTACAAGACGCTGATGCGGATGACGAACGCCCGCCCGAACGTGCTCGCGGCGAACTTCTACAGTCAGCAGTTCGAGGAGAAGATGTCCAAGGTCGTCTACGGACAGCAGAAGCCGCTGGATGCGCTGCGCGAGATCAAGCAGCTCACCGAACGTGAGACCACCCGAATGAAGCGGGTCGGGTGA
- a CDS encoding carbohydrate ABC transporter permease: MTSTDTVAAPAAESDRQAAAATRRPPQRRRPLMPRLLAAMAKHAVLIGLSVIFLIPLFWMITGAFKTPEVLNAVPTIWFPDTMTFDNFVQAFTVFPIFRFMINTFIVCLLSVCGTVFSSAMVGYGLARIPWRGRNVLFGMILSTMMIPAFVTMFPTFEIYRALHLTNTWVPLILPSWLGVPVYIFLMRQFLMTIPQELSESARIDGAGEWSIFVRIILPLVKPALVAIGLFQFLISWNDLLGPLIYLSDPKLYTLSLGLSYFKGQFATDFGPLMAAATITVIPIIILFFFAQRMFIQGITLTGVKG, translated from the coding sequence ATGACCAGCACCGATACCGTGGCGGCACCCGCTGCCGAATCTGACCGCCAGGCCGCGGCTGCGACGCGGCGGCCGCCACAACGACGCCGACCGCTGATGCCCCGGCTGCTCGCCGCGATGGCCAAGCACGCCGTGCTGATCGGGTTGTCGGTGATCTTCCTGATCCCGCTGTTCTGGATGATCACCGGCGCGTTCAAGACGCCCGAGGTGTTGAACGCCGTACCGACGATCTGGTTCCCCGACACGATGACCTTCGACAACTTCGTCCAGGCCTTCACCGTGTTCCCGATCTTCCGTTTCATGATCAACACGTTCATCGTCTGTCTGCTGTCGGTCTGCGGCACCGTCTTCAGCTCTGCGATGGTCGGCTACGGCCTGGCCCGGATCCCCTGGCGGGGGCGCAATGTGTTGTTCGGGATGATCCTGTCCACGATGATGATCCCGGCCTTCGTGACGATGTTCCCGACCTTCGAGATCTATCGCGCACTGCATCTGACCAACACCTGGGTGCCGCTGATCCTGCCGAGTTGGCTCGGCGTCCCGGTCTACATCTTCCTGATGCGGCAGTTCCTGATGACGATCCCGCAGGAGCTGAGCGAGAGTGCCCGGATCGACGGCGCCGGTGAGTGGTCGATCTTCGTCCGGATCATCCTGCCGCTGGTCAAGCCGGCGCTGGTGGCGATCGGGCTCTTCCAGTTCCTGATCTCCTGGAACGACCTGCTCGGCCCGCTGATCTACCTCTCCGATCCCAAGCTCTACACGCTGTCCTTGGGCTTGAGCTACTTCAAGGGCCAGTTCGCCACCGACTTCGGACCCCTGATGGCCGCCGCAACGATCACCGTGATCCCGATCATCATCCTGTTCTTCTTCGCGCAGCGGATGTTCATCCAAGGCATCACCCTGACCGGCGTCAAGGGCTGA